Within Paeniglutamicibacter psychrophenolicus, the genomic segment CACAAACCGTCCTGCGTGTTCCTCTCGCCACGAGGGCTTGGGCCGCTTCTTGGGGACTCCCACGATCCCTTCCAGCGCGATTATCAGCCGCCCGGCGTCGTACCGGAACCGGGTGGGACTGATTTCCACCGCCTGTTTGCCGGCCAGCGAGCGAAGCGGGGCGGGCAGCGCCGCCGCCGAGGGCATCGCGGCGCCGCCGACGAGCACAGGGAAGACCTTGACCCCGGCGACCAGCGCACTTTCGACCTCGAGGCGGACGAAGTCCCCCGGATCATCGAGCCTGCGCCTGCCTTGCGCGTCGGCCACCTCCAACCAGTCCGGGTCGATCACCACCAACACCGCCCGACACCCGGAAAGGGTCTCGGTGAGCACACCGGCAAATTCCTCGCCCGGTTCGATGGAATCGACGTCCATGAAAACGTGTTCCTCCCCGAAGTGCGCGGCAAGGGCGTCATAGACTCGGCCGGCGCTGCCCGTGGAGGTCGCCCGCCGATAGCTGATGAAGATGGACTCGGACATCGCGGGTCTCAGTCCTTGGTCGGCTCGGCGCCCTTGCCGGCCGATTCGGTCCAGGCAGCATGTTCCGTGCTCACGGATTCCTCGATGAACCGGGCCAGCCTTTCCCGTCGCCGCTCCGGATTGGCGTAAGCGCCGACCCCGGCCGCAAAGAAGAACCCCTCGTGGCGCATGCGCTCGGCCGTGGAACGGTAATTCAGCCATTTGGCGTGGAACTGGCCAATTTGTTGCAGGCCCTCGAAGAGCACGATGAGCCCACCGACCAGGGCTGTCAGCGCCGCCGGAGCGGCCAACGCGGCAAGCACCGTGACCGATGCACCGCTGGCGAGCGTCAGGGCCTTGAGACCCTGGTAGGCCCAGCGGGATCGGCTTGCGGCGCGGTCGTACCAACGGAATTGGGCGCTGAACATCTGCCACAGCAAGTCCTGCGCGCCGTTTGAATCCTGCGGCTCGGGCAGGTCCGAGGCAAGTTTTTCCCATTCGGGGCGTCGTTTCCGTTTTGCCCGTGCCATGGTCTTCTCCTAGAATTCGCGGTTGGCCCTAGTCTTGATCC encodes:
- a CDS encoding DUF4231 domain-containing protein, producing the protein MARAKRKRRPEWEKLASDLPEPQDSNGAQDLLWQMFSAQFRWYDRAASRSRWAYQGLKALTLASGASVTVLAALAAPAALTALVGGLIVLFEGLQQIGQFHAKWLNYRSTAERMRHEGFFFAAGVGAYANPERRRERLARFIEESVSTEHAAWTESAGKGAEPTKD